The DNA window attttatgatttattttttaattactgtcTAATAATAGGTTCTTGAAGATTTATTAATGCTGCAGCGACTATTATCATATCATCGATAACGTCCAATGTGCGATGGTGAATACTCGAATGAGGTTTAAGTATACTGAATTCCCTTATTCTTCTGATGACCCTTTCTATATGTATGCGAAGACTTGCGATTCTTTTAGTTTCCAACACttcattttttgaaagttttttatCGCTCGATACACTTGATGGCCGTATTAGcacacattttttcttttgcaacaTGTGATCAATGTGTTTGAATCCTCGATCTGCCATTACAGCACAGCCATCTGGAAGCTTCTATAAATACTGACTTTTTTCTACTATTGCAGCATCAGTTATTCTTCCACCAAAACCttctgatataaaatttatgtggCCATCGGGTGTtgcagatattaaatattttaatgtgttacattttttgtattcCGACCAAGTAATACTTTGATGTATGGGGTTAGTTGGTTTTTGAATCTCAATTTCAAGGCAATCTATTATCGATTgcacattataatatttaccatGAAATTCCCTTGGCAAATTTCTTCGTATTGATATAGCACTAGGccagattattaatttttttagatgcAGGGCTAACACTGGTAAAGTCTGGCGAAATATGACACTGGCACTAGTTGCTCCAAGTCCAAAACAGTCACCTAAACAAGAATATGTGTCGCTTAACTTTATCCTCGATAATGTTAAGCATATGTCACGAACGCTAATGTTTGttttttcacataataaatttataatgaaaaatccaTTAGCTGGAAGTCcaatatatacttttggtttttcttttattaagaGTAAATGTCTTTCCAATGCttcttttaaagaatatttcttctgCAATATCTCATCACTAGTTTCTTCAGAGGGTAAAAATTCCTCGCACATCTCGAGTGTATCATCAAGGGATGTACATGTTGCTTTTGTTGAACTTGACGTACTAACAATATTAGCACTGATGCTTTTCCAAGTTAATGTAGAAATCTGGGCATCTACCATGGTTGGTCTGCAATCAATTTGATtatctcgcatattaactttgTCAATTTGAATCCGTTTGTGacattgattaattttatctgtttGCACTTTTCTATTCTTAAATACTACGGGTTTTATTGGCAATTGAATTTCTTCCACTTTCGGAGATCCAGATTccaattctaaaatattatgaaactccgttttttcgattttttcttCGGCTATAACGTTGTTTACAGACTCAACTGTGGCTTCAgcttcattttctttaaaaactgCATCATTTACAGCTTGTTTCCTAATTTTTGGAAGAGCTCCTTTTCTCAAGCGAACATTAGCACTTGGATCAAGCAAAATTCGAGTGTAGTTTTCCAAATCCTCCTGCAACTGtcataaaatagtttatatataatttgaatttatgtgtgtgcgtacgtgcgtgcgtgagtgcgcgcgtgtgtgtgagtataatatacatacagtaaatatataataacttacATTAAAATGATCCTCGCAACAGTATAAAGCTGACTGTTGTGAAAATTCTCGCCCATCAcctcttataattttaatccaCTGTTTTCTTGCTTTGCCTTTTGGCACTGGTAAAAAACTCTTTGTAGGTGTGGTAATTGTCGTATTTCCACACTTGCGGAAAAAACAGGACTTATAACgtctcttttttccttctgACATCTTGTGTATATGACAGATATGACAAATACAGACAGATGACAGATAGTAATTTTGAGGTTAAACATGACGTAAATCAGCACATATGATGGAACAGATGCGGCGACGGGATTGGTCAACTATCGATAGCTCATAATGACGTCATACGACATTTTTGCGCGAAAAAATTCGATTCAAATATGACAAtctttaattcattattaaaattataaatatgcatgacataattttttctatatttttattataacatatatgacatatattattattttaaacaataaaaaagatatactgTTGAAGCCCATTGCAGCGACATTTTCTAAGAACTAAGAGAATATCAACAATTTCGTTCCTTGTGTAGTCTGGTATTGctgaagttataaaataaacgaagAATTTTTTCTAAGTTCAATTTTCACGGAATTTTCAATTGGATGTACAATTACATAAGGTCCAACAATGAACAATGTAAATTTCAGAGGTTTATAACTCTCTCAATTATTGGAGATTGGAGTTGGAGATCTGTGTTTTTGCATATAGTTCATGAATTTAGTTGGCTACATACTGTATAAGGTGActtataagttatttttaaagtttagccacaatttcgatttttttaaaacaatatcaaATGGTTAATTGCGTTTAGGGGTGTGTACACAATAAACCtagtcatttttaacaataaaccACGTGTTTTATACAATGAATTGTTAgtgttattttagttttactatgttttaaaatgtttatttagaGAAGAGATAATTCTAAGATATGATAAGTAAGATTAGGATAATatgactttaaattaaaactaacttaattatatatgttatgttttcattatttaaagcttacaatcaaaattattatttttaatcagacTTTTTCTCacttagattattatttattgtaacaaCTAGTCAGTTTAATAAGACTTATAACACAGATAACTgtagtaaaaaacaaaatggttCATTGTaaacaataacattttttattttaatcttaaaaaaatacggtaaaataatgcaaatagaAGAAAGTTTGTTTAGTACAAGCTCGCGCAGGAGCCTAGGCTCTAGATTTATTGAATAGGAAACGACACTCTTACTCGTTTATTTTAAGGCAAAGAGGTTGTGTAATTTTATGATTCGATTGACAAACGGCTTATCGtattacaattaacataaaacaCTCAGTTTCATACAGAAGTACATGCTGTTTTAAATACAATGGAGAAAAAGTTGATTAGTAATGAATAATCctttcttttataatgttaaatcaTATGCCTTGTATCTATTGAGATAACTTTCAGAAAgtcttatatattcttattttgaatttattgttAAGTAGTTAGTAATAATGCAAATCAATCTCTCTTTCAAAGAAAGGATCGTTCTAATTATGCACATATAagcataaattaatacaagCAAATATCATCAAATATGTTGAACGAATAATAAGATAAGGAACTAAAGTGCCAACTTTCTTATAATCTCGAAATAATACTTATCAATGTGAATACTGAATAAAACAAAGAGTTAACTTACTTAAAACAAACAAGTAGTcacaaaaaaaggaaagaattaaaacaaatataaagtatattgcATAATCTATGCATATCAACGGTAAATTActtctaataataattgacacttttacatatcttaaagtacacataaatatcaataaacaagtaataatcataaatgaaGTAATGCGTCAATAAAGTAATCAGGAAATAATCCTTCCAGATGAAGTAATTAgagaatataaattgtttcaaaCTCGAAAGACCAGACACTCATCCGTGTCAGAAGCTAGACTAACTTCAATGTGGTGCGGGTTAGGGAGGTTCGCGCTCCGTTTAGGTGCGCGGTAGGATCGTGGGATCGCGGAACGGGCAAGTTCAGTCAGTTtgatttttgttatttgtacTGTGAGAAGTCTTTATTTGCTGCGGTGTCACAAACATGGTTTACGTGAACACCACATGGCTAGCACTTGTTATGCGAATGGCCGTGTCGAACGGTGACACGGCGGATTTACACCAACATGGCCGATCACGGCACACGGCGCACGAGGCGCTTACAGAAATGATCGCGGAATGTCTCGCACGCGGTAGAATGGCCGACCGCGGCAGATTACGCGCACAACGTGGTATCTGAGTTTCTCTCGCGAAGGAGGACGGCCGATACGGCGCAGATCACTCGCACTCGCACGATTGTACTTAAACTCTCGCGAAGGGTGACGGCCGAGCGCGGCGCAGATCACTCGCAGTCGGCGAGATTGCACTTGAACTTTGAACTGTCGCGAGGGGTGACGGCTGAAGGCAGCGCAGGTCACTCGCAACCCGCGAAGTTGCATTTGTCTCTCGCGAGGGATGACGGCCGAGCGCGACGCAGATCATTCGCAACTCGCGAGATTACACTTAAACTCTCCCGAAGGGTGACGGCCGAGCGCGGCGCAGGTCACTCGCAATCGGCGAGATTATACACTTGAACCTTGAACTTTCACGAGGGGTGACGGCTGAACGCAGCGCAGATCACTCGCGACCCGCGAAGTTGCACTTGTCTCTCGCGAGGGATGACGGCCGAGCGCGACGCAGATCACTCGCAGCTCGCGAGATAGAACGATTCTCGCGAGGGGTGACGGCTGAAGGCAGCGCAGGTCACTCGTCACTCGCGAGACTGAATACGGCCGAACACGGCGCTTAACTTTCAACGGAGAGCACTGAGATGCGTCTCAAAACGTACCGTCCGGTGCGGGACGACGGATAAGCTGAATCGACGCGGTGAACCACGATATCGTACGACGAGCGGGTGTCTTTTACGACACGCGGGATAGCAGGCTGACAGCGGACATCTTGCAGCGACGCGAGCGGAGAATCTTGTCGCGGTACGAGCGCGGATCTCGTGTCGACGCGAGCGGAAATCTTGTCGCGGCACGAGCTGAGATCCTGTCGGCGCGAGCGGAGATCTTGTCGCGTGGCCCGCCACCCGGTTCGACGTTTTCGGTTTCGCGGATATGGACACGTGTGGTTCACCGGCCGGCTACAGACGTACTCTACTGCGCTTCCGGCGGCGCCGCGACGCGAGGATGAAGAACCATGCCAATCGATTTCGATAGATATGCGGGTCGATGTGCGAACGCTCGCGAAATTTGATTGGTCGCGAAGCGCTCCTGGAATCGCGCATGTGGTCGATAAGAACGGGATCGCGGTAGCGCTTCCTTATCCGTCGCGAAGGGCTCGCCGTGCGCGTGAACTCGCCCAATCCGGAACGTAAATTATACACAAACAAAAGAACAATAACTGTCTTCTaaagagataaagaataaCGCTAAACAGCTTGTTCGGCTTGTTTCTACAAATCAAAGATAACGTTCTTTTCTAGATTTATTGACACAATAACTTCAGCAATAAGACAAGTTGTCGCATAAGTAATATAgcgatttataataaaactcagtaaaattaatagagaattcaaataagtaataatgaaTCATACGCAGATAATACGTTTTATCTAAATAACGCAAGGAATGTTCGTATCAACGAGATTGAACCACAATATACGCAAATATAACGCCGTATTCACACGAATATCAGAATCACGATTCTCTTTCGGTAATCTATCTCGACAATGTAATTCTACGTGCTTtacagaaaagataaaaacttaTCCACGCGGGATGcaatcataaaaaaagtaataaaagataattatactGAGCTCAGTTTATCTTACTGTAATAAGGGCCCGTTCTGCTTACAATCTTCAAGATTGCAAGCCTATTGTGATGGAGGAAGCGTTCCTCACATCGTTCTTTCCTGACCTCGGCAATCAAAGATCGATAATGATAGAACGTCGAGTCTATCATATTACACTAGACGATTTGCTAGCGTTTACTCAAAAGAGATCGATGAGTTTACCAGAGATCGAAAAAGGTTACCTGAATTAATGGTCGGATTGACCAAGCCCATAAGGGCATTCTATCCGGTCCAATATGGCTGACTCGTCCTTCGTTAGAGTGATTACGTCGCAATGGCGACGGTCGTCCTTCCTTTCTTCTGATCGGGTCGAGGATCGTTATATATCCTGGCCTCTTTCCTCTTAGCTGTACCGCAACAGCCTCGCTCGATAGTATTAACAACTATCAGTTCTCGTACAAAGACTCGAATATCGCGATGATTACAATAGCGTATCAACGCTCAACTCAGTTAAACGAATCTTCTCGAAGGAAAGCAAGAAGTAATCAAACACGACTATCCGCTACGACTGACGAACGCTGAATGCCCGCTCGGCGAACTGCACGCACGTACCGGCACGCTCACGCATGCGCAGTATCACTCCGCCGCGGCGTGATCCGTCTCTGGGGCGCAACGCGGTCGCCGCAGAGCGCGCaagaatacaaaatatcgTATATGAAGTTGGTAACGGTACCACCGCCGCCATCTTGGCAGCTCCATTAATATGTCAACCACGACCACAGATGTCGACCAATACACAATCTCTTgtgttgtgagcgcacaacgcACATCGCACTTGGCAACACCGAGGGCCGGATTACCGGTAATTCGACCCTAGCGACAGACGTCAATTTCGATCGATCGTCCGATGCAATTTGAGGCGACTGGAAACGCTAACCGCGTAGATCTTGCGCTAACTCGGGAGCCCCCGAGTTAGCAACAGGCGTGGACAAGTACCGCCGATTCCGACGATCGGCGGGCAGTCGTCGGTCAGTGACGATTCAGAGACGTCAATCGTACGCACGTATTTTCTGTTACGCGAATACCGGGATTAAACTGAGGGAACTGTAATAAACTTGTGAAAGGGAAATATACTCCAGTTTATTATACTTGGTGTTACATTGATTCTCCGACCCGAAATCCCAAAAGAACCTTGTGTCGGCACATCCCCATTGGCGGCACAACACTTGCTTTTTCtcaatacattttaaacaaaGTTGCTTGCAGAATTATAAAGCTAAATATACacacaaaattatagaataatgaaaaaaaataacagatataacaacaaaaacatgaaaaatacgtaaaacttacgaaaaaaaaacttacaaAGTTTGTCACccaaaaatcacaaaatgtGATCTCAAACGGCCGTCCTTTGCGCGATTTGCCGGCCGAATGGGGAGCCGAAGAGGGTTTCAAATGCGAGTCATTGCATGACAACAAGCACAATCTAGCAACactaaatttatgaaatattgcaATGGTTCATAGTGTACAACTGGTTCATTGATGGACTATCTACCCTATGTACAATATCATTCGTGCTGTTGGAAGGGAAGAGCCCAGATTCATATTGGAGAGATATTATGACTTCCATGGATTATCGTTCCACACTGAGGTAACTACATTAGTTATTTAAAATGGTAACTCCCTATTTCGACAGCGAGAATAGGAAGACAAATTTTGCGTTCACATATATAGTTAACTTCTTCAACAAAATAACtttgttacaataaaataaacaactgGGCAACTTTCACGTGGTACACCTTGAGTAATGCTAATGCCGGCGGTACTGTAACTTTCAAGTCTTGTAACTCGAAAAATACTTaacgaaaaaaacattttgtttggCGCTCACCAAACTGTATATAGATGTGCACGGGGGGGTATGAGGCGCTCCCCGGATTTGCGATTGGTCGACAAATTttctcgaaggaccagagggccCGTGCCCTCGCGAAAGTGAATAAAGCGAAGCAAGCAAACGAATATCAAAAATGCGAGGCGACTCACCGTGTCGTTGCCCGGCGCCTCCTGGGTGTCGACGTCGTCCTCCCGTTGGCGAGATCTCTGGCGTGCAAGGCGAAAGCATGCAACAGTCCGGTATAGCAAGCAGGCACGGACCGGCAGGTATAGCAAGCAGGCACAGATAGGCAGGATAGCAAGCAGTCACAGATAGGCAGGATATCAAGCAGTCATAGATAGGCAGGATATCAAGCGATTAGGCCTTCGTGGTCTGCGATGGGCGACCGAGCACTCCAAGTTTGCACATGCGAACGGTAACGTGTGAGCTTCACGACGTTCGACTGATGAGTCCCTCTCTTCCGTTCTCTCGGCTCGCGCACCTGCGAAGTACGGCGCGAGCGAGTACCGAATTCTTCTCATAATTGGGGATGCCACCcgtgggcgggcagcacgagtcgggtgagtcgcgcgaatATCGACAAGTGTACTAATCGCGATCCACCGACGTTTCGCTAATAGGCGCGATAATTCAACCCGGTATAACTGATCAATACAAGAACCGTACAATTAACAATGTGAAACGACAACACGAAATCAATCCTATCATTAACTACTATTTACACTATGATACACGGCGGTGCGCCAAACAAGATGCATGTATTATAATCGTTAGTTTAGTCCCGTTCGCATTCGTTGTACATAGTAGTCTTTCGCATACCTAGTATTTAAGTATTTcggtgactcgcgcgaaacgtcggcggatcgcgatcgacgcggaatcgataTTTGCGCGACTCACCAATCGGTGCTGCCCTCGCTCACCCCATGAGGGCACCCGCCTGAAGAACAAGTACTCGCTCGCGACACTTTTCCAGCGCCGCGAGCACGAGACACTCATCGTCGAACCGTCTCAACGTCTTGACGTCTCGGAGCACTCTCGCCTTTACAATTCGGAGCCCGAGAGATTGATTTAGCTGCCTGCTAGTGTGATCGCCGGCTTTCTCTGTGTGCCTTGCTTGCTACCTTCTCCGCTTGCCTGCTTGCTGCCTGTGACGCCCACGAGCTTGCATGAGAGACGGGACCTACAAGAGTCGACGGCACAACGAACGGTGAGTCGCATTTTGCttaaatatctcgctttgGGGAGTCTTTACACACCTCCCCTGGTCCTTCGAGTTCGCTCTTTCGCAAATCCGGGTAAGGCTCTACCGCCCCCCGAGCACAtttaattatagtgttttggaaagccctcgagataagctacaagagtatgcaataaaaagtagacggttccatttaaaaaattgaagatgaccttcacgtgaccttcaagcaattattgaaattaataacaccatcttatgtgccCCTCGAAACcgtacaacttttgtctgaaacatttttgcttaaaatgcTTCGTTGAAGAATTATCGAGGtgcgtttttttaaatggcacactctatatatatatatatatatatatatatatatatatatataatgagattatatataatatatgtaatcatGTTCGGAATCGAACTGCGGCCAGAATGATAGCATAATTTCTCTCGCAACGCAATCGGattatttcagatattttaagCTAAATATATTCTCGTTTCGAAGAATAAGTGCCGTTTCTCCGAGAAGTTGCGAGAGATCATAAACAGTGTCACGCTGTTTCCGCGTGTACCGATACTCTCCCTTTGTCTCGGAAACCTCTGAGCGAGAGATAAAC is part of the Temnothorax longispinosus isolate EJ_2023e chromosome 12, Tlon_JGU_v1, whole genome shotgun sequence genome and encodes:
- the LOC139822649 gene encoding uncharacterized protein; the protein is MSEGKKRRYKSCFFRKCGNTTITTPTKSFLPVPKGKARKQWIKIIRGDGREFSQQSALYCCEDHFNLQEDLENYTRILLDPSANVRLRKGALPKIRKQAVNDAVFKENEAEATVESVNNVIAEEKIEKTEFHNILELESGSPKVEEIQLPIKPVVFKNRKVQTDKINQCHKRIQIDKVNMRDNQIDCRPTMVDAQISTLTWKSISANIVSTSSSTKATCTSLDDTLEMCEEFLPSEETSDEILQKKYSLKEALERHLLLIKEKPKVYIGLPANGFFIINLLCEKTNISVRDICLTLSRIKLSDTYSCLGDCFGLGATSASVIFRQTLPVLALHLKKLIIWPSAISIRRNLPREFHGKYYNVQSIIDCLEIEIQKPTNPIHQSITWSEYKKCNTLKYLISATPDGHINFISEGFGGRITDAAIVEKSQYL